One window from the genome of Leptospira levettii encodes:
- the ileS gene encoding isoleucine--tRNA ligase yields the protein MAKPETENPYSKTVLLPETNFPMKADLAKREPGQIQIWKTEKVFQKMREIRKNKPSFVLHDGPPYANGNFHVGHSLNKILKDIIIKSKTLSGFQTDMIPGWDCHGLPIEVQVLKNLGKEARNTSPSELRKKCREYAAEFVGKQGEDLNRFLCFWDEDHKYLTMAPEFEARIVEVFGSLFEKGYIYKGKKPVYWCIDLATAHAEAEIEYQNHVSPSIYVKFAVKGETDTYCLIWTTTPWTLPANLAICFNEELPYSLFQSDSHGRLILADGLKEAVEQKTGITLTKIKSLSNADLKQMVFLHPFLERESIPLFGNHVTLDAGTGCVHTAPGHGTDDYRVGTAAGLPTLSPVDDYGRYTDEFEMMKGIKIWDANPKIVELLREKNALVHFSEFTHSYPHSWRSKKPLIFRATPQWFFSIDHNGLREESLKAIDKVQWIPDWGITRIRSMVESRPDWCLSRQRNWGVPIPSFTCKSCGQTHLDDKTIQHFIQIVKKEGIEVWYEKDAKDLLPQGTKCIKCGSDDLKQDKDILDVWFDSGVSSFAVFGDSIGKEPADLYLEGSDQHRGWFQSSLWPSMAIRKTPPYKSVLTHGYVLDEKGHAMSKSLGNVINPTTDIINQYGADILRLWVSTQDFRDDVKIGKDSIKTVSEAYRKIRNTFRYLLGNTSATTLEWNLKKDDLETIDRYYLHKLAKLNEEVKKLYETYQFHQVYHKILVFCTVDLSQDYFEIIRDRMYCDAKESKTRRSSEYTLAVILEVLSKLLAPILSFTTEEVWSTFGKKDSVYYADFSDLTEWVDESLESEFKPVFATKEDVQKALEEARKLGKLGKSLEAEVFIPGNSLQNSKFSKDDLSLFFVVSEVSFDQKEISEVFSEWKGESGSIQIRKPHHEECPRCWRHVSEKEGILCKRCEEVVSKLSPK from the coding sequence ATGGCCAAACCAGAAACGGAAAATCCTTATTCTAAAACAGTTCTCCTTCCTGAGACCAATTTTCCCATGAAAGCCGACCTGGCAAAACGTGAGCCGGGCCAAATCCAAATTTGGAAAACAGAAAAAGTTTTCCAAAAGATGAGAGAAATTCGAAAAAACAAACCATCCTTTGTTTTACATGACGGGCCACCGTATGCGAATGGAAATTTCCATGTTGGTCATTCACTCAATAAAATTCTAAAAGACATCATCATTAAATCCAAAACTCTTTCTGGATTCCAAACAGATATGATCCCTGGTTGGGATTGCCATGGACTTCCAATCGAAGTACAGGTGTTAAAGAATCTTGGAAAAGAAGCAAGGAACACAAGTCCAAGTGAACTGAGAAAAAAATGCAGAGAGTATGCCGCTGAGTTTGTTGGCAAACAAGGAGAAGACTTAAATCGTTTCCTTTGTTTTTGGGACGAAGATCACAAATACCTCACCATGGCTCCTGAATTTGAAGCAAGGATAGTCGAAGTATTTGGTTCTCTTTTTGAAAAAGGTTACATCTACAAAGGGAAAAAACCTGTGTATTGGTGTATTGATTTAGCAACGGCTCATGCGGAAGCAGAAATCGAATACCAAAACCATGTTTCACCTTCTATCTATGTAAAGTTTGCTGTTAAAGGGGAAACAGATACCTATTGCCTCATCTGGACTACAACTCCTTGGACACTTCCAGCAAACCTTGCCATTTGTTTTAATGAAGAACTTCCTTATTCCCTTTTCCAATCAGATAGTCATGGCCGTCTCATCCTTGCCGATGGATTAAAAGAAGCAGTAGAACAAAAAACAGGGATCACTCTTACCAAAATCAAATCCCTATCAAATGCCGACCTAAAACAAATGGTATTCCTCCATCCATTTTTAGAACGTGAGTCCATTCCCCTTTTTGGAAACCATGTCACACTGGATGCAGGAACTGGTTGTGTACACACTGCACCAGGACACGGAACAGATGATTATCGTGTGGGAACTGCAGCGGGACTTCCAACACTTTCTCCAGTAGACGATTACGGCCGTTATACGGACGAGTTTGAGATGATGAAGGGCATCAAAATTTGGGACGCAAATCCAAAGATTGTAGAACTCCTAAGAGAAAAAAATGCTCTTGTCCATTTTTCAGAATTCACTCACTCCTATCCTCATAGTTGGAGGAGTAAAAAACCACTCATCTTCCGTGCTACACCACAATGGTTTTTTTCCATCGACCACAATGGTCTCCGTGAAGAATCACTGAAAGCAATCGACAAAGTGCAATGGATTCCAGATTGGGGGATCACTAGGATTCGATCTATGGTGGAATCAAGACCTGACTGGTGTTTGTCGAGACAAAGAAACTGGGGTGTGCCCATCCCTTCCTTTACTTGTAAGTCTTGTGGACAGACCCATTTGGATGACAAAACCATCCAACACTTCATCCAAATTGTAAAAAAAGAAGGGATCGAAGTTTGGTATGAAAAAGATGCCAAAGACTTACTACCACAAGGAACCAAGTGTATCAAATGTGGATCCGATGACCTCAAACAAGACAAAGACATTTTAGATGTTTGGTTTGATTCAGGAGTTTCCAGCTTTGCCGTGTTTGGCGATTCTATAGGAAAAGAACCTGCCGATTTGTATTTGGAAGGATCGGACCAACACAGAGGTTGGTTCCAATCTTCGCTTTGGCCATCGATGGCAATCCGTAAAACCCCACCTTATAAGTCCGTTCTCACTCATGGTTATGTGTTAGATGAAAAAGGACATGCCATGTCCAAGTCTCTTGGAAACGTGATCAATCCAACAACAGATATCATCAACCAATACGGTGCTGATATTTTACGACTTTGGGTGAGCACACAAGACTTTCGTGATGATGTCAAAATTGGAAAAGATTCCATTAAAACTGTCTCCGAAGCCTATCGAAAGATCCGAAATACCTTCCGGTATTTACTAGGAAATACAAGTGCGACAACACTTGAATGGAATCTGAAAAAAGATGACCTAGAAACCATTGACAGGTACTACCTTCACAAACTGGCAAAACTCAATGAAGAAGTGAAAAAACTTTATGAAACCTACCAGTTCCACCAAGTCTACCACAAGATACTTGTGTTCTGTACGGTCGATTTATCACAAGATTACTTCGAAATCATTCGTGATCGTATGTATTGTGATGCGAAAGAATCCAAAACAAGACGTTCTTCCGAATACACACTTGCTGTGATTTTGGAAGTTCTCTCCAAACTTCTGGCTCCAATCCTTTCGTTCACAACGGAAGAAGTATGGTCTACCTTTGGGAAAAAAGATTCTGTGTATTATGCTGATTTTTCAGACCTAACAGAATGGGTGGATGAGTCACTCGAATCCGAATTCAAACCTGTGTTTGCAACAAAGGAAGACGTACAAAAAGCATTAGAAGAAGCAAGGAAATTAGGAAAACTGGGTAAATCTCTGGAAGCGGAAGTGTTCATCCCTGGAAACTCCTTACAAAATTCAAAGTTTTCCAAAGACGACCTGAGTTTATTTTTTGTGGTATCGGAAGTCTCCTTTGATCAGAAAGAAATCAGTGAAGTATTTTCGGAATGGAAAGGAGAATCAGGTTCCATCCAAATTCGAAAACCTCACCACGAAGAATGCCCACGTTGCTGGCGCCATGTTTCGGAAAAAGAAGGAATTCTTTGCAAACGTTGTGAGGAAGTGGTTTCCAAACTATCCCCTAAGTAA
- a CDS encoding leucine-rich repeat domain-containing protein, giving the protein MKLIVSPICFLSFVVLFSFGCKKEVVDANIWFEEHKEDRVLNLSNKEVGVLPTSVGNLNKVEELTLQYDSLTTLPKEIGNLKQLKILNLFGNPLTTLPEELGNLENLEVLLLGRTELKEIPPVLAKLKHLRTLALDETKVQLTEADVEVIANLPSLEILDLSLMREYKTLPKNLAKLSFLKQLILQKTLLEKSDVARLRDELPKVRVKL; this is encoded by the coding sequence ATGAAGTTGATTGTTTCTCCCATTTGTTTTTTGTCCTTCGTCGTTTTGTTTTCCTTTGGTTGTAAAAAGGAAGTGGTGGATGCAAACATTTGGTTTGAAGAACACAAAGAAGATAGAGTCCTCAATCTTTCCAATAAAGAAGTGGGAGTTTTACCAACTTCGGTTGGAAACTTAAACAAGGTAGAAGAACTCACCCTGCAATACGATTCACTCACTACGTTACCAAAAGAAATTGGAAACTTAAAACAACTGAAAATCCTAAATCTTTTTGGAAACCCCCTTACAACTCTTCCAGAAGAATTGGGAAATCTGGAAAACTTGGAAGTATTACTTCTAGGCAGAACCGAATTAAAAGAGATCCCCCCCGTTTTAGCAAAGTTGAAACATCTGAGAACCCTTGCCCTTGATGAAACCAAAGTGCAACTAACAGAAGCGGACGTCGAAGTGATCGCAAACCTCCCGTCTTTGGAAATCCTTGACTTAAGCCTTATGAGAGAATACAAAACTCTCCCTAAAAACTTGGCAAAACTTTCCTTTCTGAAACAACTCATCTTACAAAAAACTCTTTTGGAAAAATCGGACGTTGCACGACTGCGAGACGAGTTACCGAAAGTTCGCGTAAAACTATAA
- a CDS encoding methyl-accepting chemotaxis protein, with the protein MAAVLLERQKKVDTFFVWAIFAHIPLVFLLSLGYGATLVVTISAVIIATLSFLFYRFLRGSFFLRAWNGAALMLFSALLIQAQFGRIEMHFHVFSALAVLFVYEDWRVLLVAALTIAIHHLVGNYLQEFGVEFLNTKVIVYSYGTGLEIVITHALFVVMETGILIYFSYLSVLDLRLQIETQTNLETVMAGVTAAIDEVSQGTKSYIENSNLITTAVRKFESSFQDQSSSIEAISAATEETTASSQLILEGSNRQINEVKTVEELNRNLFNLNEGFVKSLEVMRAKIQESAESVKKTETEFSTLYQSMEVAVDDSEKMEEILDLISDIAEKVNLLSLNASIEAARAGDAGRGFAVVASEISKLADSTADATKNISTISGKIKSAIQVSFKQSNQINQTVQGFVKSILASEVGMGELTEKISGTLSAFEKQENALTTLDQIAQEMQLSSKEQSSSMLEISDSIMDLNLKTQTNLNTSSEMISFIDKGNVIFENLKDSVETLSAMIETGNGT; encoded by the coding sequence TTGGCAGCGGTTCTATTGGAACGCCAAAAAAAAGTTGATACGTTTTTTGTCTGGGCAATTTTTGCTCACATTCCCCTCGTTTTTTTACTCTCTCTTGGTTATGGTGCTACTTTAGTTGTCACAATCTCTGCTGTCATCATTGCCACTCTTTCGTTTTTGTTCTATCGATTTTTACGTGGAAGTTTTTTCTTAAGAGCTTGGAATGGAGCTGCTCTTATGTTATTCAGTGCTCTACTCATCCAAGCACAATTTGGGCGCATCGAAATGCATTTTCATGTGTTTAGTGCCCTTGCAGTTTTGTTTGTGTATGAGGACTGGCGTGTATTACTAGTTGCTGCTTTGACAATCGCCATACACCACTTAGTTGGAAATTACCTCCAAGAGTTTGGTGTTGAATTTCTGAATACCAAAGTAATTGTTTATAGTTATGGAACGGGATTAGAAATTGTGATCACACATGCACTTTTTGTTGTGATGGAAACGGGAATTCTAATTTATTTTTCTTATCTTTCTGTTTTAGACCTAAGGTTACAGATAGAAACCCAAACAAATTTAGAAACGGTGATGGCGGGTGTCACTGCTGCCATCGACGAAGTTTCGCAAGGAACAAAATCCTATATTGAAAATTCGAATTTGATCACAACTGCTGTCAGAAAGTTTGAATCTTCCTTCCAAGATCAATCCTCTTCCATCGAAGCAATTTCAGCAGCAACAGAAGAAACAACTGCCTCTAGCCAATTGATATTGGAAGGATCCAATCGACAAATTAATGAAGTAAAAACAGTAGAGGAACTCAACCGAAACTTATTCAATTTGAATGAAGGTTTTGTGAAATCTTTGGAAGTGATGAGAGCAAAAATCCAAGAATCTGCTGAGAGTGTCAAAAAAACGGAAACAGAATTTTCTACCTTGTACCAATCAATGGAAGTGGCTGTGGATGACTCTGAAAAAATGGAAGAAATTTTAGATTTGATTTCCGATATTGCTGAAAAGGTCAACTTGCTTTCGTTAAATGCTTCAATTGAAGCTGCAAGAGCAGGTGATGCTGGAAGAGGGTTTGCCGTTGTTGCTTCCGAGATTTCAAAACTTGCTGATTCAACAGCGGATGCCACAAAGAATATTTCTACTATCTCTGGTAAAATTAAATCGGCAATCCAAGTTAGTTTTAAACAATCAAACCAAATCAACCAAACGGTCCAAGGTTTTGTGAAATCTATTTTGGCATCGGAAGTAGGAATGGGTGAGTTAACAGAAAAAATTTCGGGAACTCTTTCTGCTTTTGAAAAACAAGAAAATGCCTTAACCACTCTGGATCAAATTGCACAGGAAATGCAACTTTCTAGCAAAGAACAATCATCAAGTATGCTTGAAATTTCAGATTCGATAATGGATTTAAATTTGAAAACACAAACCAATTTGAATACAAGTTCGGAAATGATTTCTTTTATCGATAAAGGCAATGTAATCTTTGAAAATTTAAAAGATTCAGTCGAAACACTTTCTGCTATGATTGAAACAGGGAATGGAACTTAA
- a CDS encoding SCO family protein — MELKRWIQRLLWVFVVFLFVGISSLLHFFSSTYRKIPCEICEFQFDSVPKPNWIVIYPGLVGCGKKCPIALENLRQFQSRFPNTKFSFYFLVTDPKETEEGIQNYLAYYQTSLAIQALRPKSAEEVQFYRRLGAYLPEHPVLKQKDEHGTQFFLIPPNRKVVYALPKLGEDDWIQIQKEMNKE, encoded by the coding sequence ATGGAACTTAAAAGATGGATCCAAAGACTACTTTGGGTCTTTGTTGTTTTTCTTTTTGTAGGAATTAGTTCCTTACTCCATTTTTTTTCCAGTACATACCGAAAGATCCCTTGTGAGATCTGTGAGTTCCAATTTGATTCGGTACCTAAACCAAATTGGATAGTCATTTATCCTGGGTTAGTTGGTTGTGGTAAAAAATGTCCGATTGCCTTGGAAAATCTCAGGCAATTTCAATCGCGATTCCCAAATACAAAATTTTCATTTTATTTTTTGGTTACTGATCCTAAAGAAACAGAAGAAGGTATCCAAAATTATTTGGCGTACTATCAAACGTCTTTAGCAATCCAAGCCTTACGGCCAAAATCAGCGGAAGAAGTACAGTTTTATAGAAGGCTCGGAGCGTATTTACCAGAACATCCCGTTCTCAAACAAAAAGACGAACATGGGACTCAATTTTTTCTCATCCCACCAAATCGGAAAGTTGTGTATGCACTTCCCAAACTTGGTGAAGATGATTGGATCCAAATTCAAAAAGAAATGAACAAAGAGTAA
- the speD gene encoding adenosylmethionine decarboxylase → MDKEKIKLSGFNNLTKVLSFNLYDFCITLDDEQKGRYVTYIHDKYNASKITEISKEIVKRIDANILSVSAQDYDPVGASAMVLMSDVKGGGNPIPSTQVSMHLDKSHITVHTYPDAADPDGICSFRVDIDISTCGEIIPLDSINFLFEAFECDVVYIDYVVRGYTRLADGKKIYNDHHFNSILDFIKPEVKRNYTYLSDINMPQDNTWQTKMMIRELGPENYLLNPEDISHPDVPNKMKLLREEMKEVYHMIH, encoded by the coding sequence ATGGATAAAGAAAAAATCAAACTTTCCGGTTTTAACAATCTGACAAAAGTTTTGAGTTTTAACCTCTACGATTTTTGCATCACACTCGATGACGAACAAAAAGGTAGATATGTAACATATATCCACGACAAGTACAATGCGAGTAAAATTACAGAAATCTCCAAAGAGATTGTGAAACGCATTGATGCCAATATCCTCTCTGTTTCCGCACAAGATTACGATCCTGTGGGTGCCTCTGCTATGGTTCTTATGAGTGATGTGAAGGGTGGAGGAAATCCAATCCCATCGACACAGGTTAGTATGCATTTGGACAAATCGCACATCACTGTTCACACCTACCCTGATGCGGCAGATCCAGATGGAATCTGTTCTTTCCGAGTGGACATTGACATTTCGACCTGCGGAGAGATCATCCCACTTGACTCCATCAATTTCTTATTTGAAGCATTTGAATGTGATGTGGTTTATATTGACTATGTGGTAAGAGGTTATACCAGACTTGCAGATGGTAAAAAGATCTATAACGATCATCACTTTAATTCGATCTTGGATTTTATCAAACCAGAAGTGAAAAGAAATTATACTTACCTCTCTGACATCAATATGCCTCAAGATAACACTTGGCAAACTAAAATGATGATCCGAGAACTTGGACCTGAAAATTATTTGTTAAACCCTGAGGACATCTCTCATCCAGATGTTCCGAACAAAATGAAACTTCTAAGAGAGGAAATGAAAGAAGTGTATCATATGATCCATTAA
- a CDS encoding glycoside hydrolase family 13 protein, producing the protein MENKMEWWKQTSIYQIYPWSFQDSNGDGIGDLKGILRRLDEIQSLGVETIWFSPFYVSPGEDFGYDIADYTNIDPRFGTMADCEQLIREIHKRKMRVVLDMVMNHTSDKHPWFLESKSSTSNPKRDFYIWKKGTKKPPNNWISMVGKSGWNYDKGTDEYYYSNFLSFQPDLNYRNPKVKKTMFGVLDFWLKKGVDGFRLDIFNSIYKDDSFRDNPFSLRFFPTPDNHDEAFFQKKQYNLNLPESFSFAKEVRKHISKYKQKPFLIGEVSGSDQVLKSFLGEKSDGLNLVFQFELIHFSYNADFFRKLLQKNEEVFPSPFTPTYVLGNHDQRRYIDRLGGDIRKAKLLVCFQFMARGVPIVYYGEEIGRKEGKLSNFFGKDPIAKMNRFVPLFLTKLLGIYINRDNCRLPMLWDDSKNAGFTNGKPWLPVESFQSGDTVFGQKNDPNSLWKHYQTMFHLRKNFDVVRVGSLEINRTDEPTILSFERRFKKQRLQVFLNFGESQKDLNVDLKGKIIYGFGGADWDGKKLHLPAHSGIIIGM; encoded by the coding sequence ATGGAAAACAAAATGGAATGGTGGAAACAAACTTCAATTTATCAAATTTACCCTTGGTCCTTCCAGGATTCCAATGGAGATGGGATCGGTGATTTAAAGGGAATCCTCAGACGTTTGGACGAGATCCAATCCTTAGGCGTTGAAACCATTTGGTTTTCCCCTTTTTACGTTAGCCCAGGCGAAGATTTTGGTTATGATATCGCAGATTATACAAACATTGATCCCAGATTCGGGACGATGGCCGATTGTGAACAATTGATTCGAGAAATCCATAAACGTAAAATGAGAGTGGTTTTGGATATGGTGATGAACCATACTTCTGACAAACACCCATGGTTTTTAGAATCAAAATCATCCACTTCGAATCCCAAACGAGATTTTTACATTTGGAAAAAGGGAACTAAAAAACCACCGAATAACTGGATTTCGATGGTTGGTAAATCAGGTTGGAATTATGACAAAGGAACTGATGAATACTATTATAGTAACTTTTTATCTTTCCAACCAGACTTAAATTACAGGAATCCAAAAGTCAAAAAAACCATGTTTGGAGTTTTGGATTTTTGGTTAAAAAAAGGAGTCGATGGGTTTCGTCTGGATATCTTCAATTCCATCTATAAAGATGATAGTTTTCGTGATAATCCTTTTAGTCTAAGATTTTTCCCAACACCAGATAACCATGATGAGGCGTTTTTCCAAAAAAAACAGTATAACCTCAATCTTCCAGAATCATTTTCGTTTGCAAAAGAAGTAAGAAAACACATTTCCAAATACAAACAAAAACCTTTTCTCATCGGCGAAGTGAGTGGAAGTGACCAAGTTTTAAAATCATTTTTAGGTGAAAAATCAGATGGTCTCAATTTGGTATTTCAGTTTGAGTTAATTCACTTTTCTTACAATGCAGATTTTTTTCGAAAACTGCTCCAAAAAAATGAAGAAGTTTTCCCAAGTCCTTTTACGCCTACTTATGTATTAGGTAACCATGACCAAAGGAGATATATTGATCGGTTAGGTGGAGACATACGCAAAGCAAAACTTCTTGTTTGTTTTCAATTTATGGCAAGAGGAGTTCCGATTGTTTATTATGGAGAAGAAATTGGTAGAAAGGAAGGAAAACTCTCCAACTTTTTTGGGAAAGATCCCATTGCCAAGATGAATCGATTTGTTCCTTTGTTTTTAACGAAACTTTTGGGAATTTACATCAATCGAGATAATTGCCGACTCCCCATGTTATGGGATGATTCAAAAAATGCTGGGTTTACAAATGGCAAACCTTGGTTACCGGTTGAATCCTTTCAATCTGGGGATACTGTATTCGGACAAAAAAATGATCCAAATTCCTTGTGGAAACATTACCAAACAATGTTTCATTTACGAAAAAATTTCGATGTCGTTAGAGTTGGTAGTTTAGAAATCAATCGTACAGATGAACCAACTATTTTGAGTTTTGAAAGAAGGTTTAAGAAACAACGACTTCAAGTATTCCTCAACTTTGGTGAAAGTCAGAAGGATTTGAATGTGGATCTAAAGGGAAAAATAATCTATGGTTTTGGCGGAGCGGATTGGGATGGGAAAAAATTGCACTTACCAGCACATTCTGGTATCATCATTGGTATGTAA
- a CDS encoding STAS domain-containing protein, with amino-acid sequence MVSELTKEKNYRIEVSSLDLYSAQNLEEDMTKLFQNDLSVIYIDFSNVEEVSSAVLGLLLYKKMMFQKQGVRLFLTNVKPQIQKILKILNLSCHLLA; translated from the coding sequence ATGGTTTCAGAACTTACAAAAGAAAAAAATTACCGAATCGAAGTGAGTAGTTTGGATTTGTATTCTGCGCAAAACTTAGAAGAGGACATGACAAAACTCTTTCAAAATGATTTGAGTGTGATTTATATTGATTTCTCCAATGTGGAAGAAGTTTCCTCTGCCGTACTTGGACTCCTCTTATACAAAAAAATGATGTTTCAAAAACAAGGTGTGAGACTTTTTCTTACAAATGTAAAACCTCAGATTCAAAAAATCTTAAAAATTTTAAACCTGAGTTGTCATTTACTAGCATGA
- a CDS encoding polyprenol monophosphomannose synthase, with translation MKDKTSIILPTYNEAGNIKNCVETITKVLEKDGLPFEIIIVDDNSPDGTFEVSKVLAKYDSRVKPFVRLTEKGLSSAVTFGYNKAEGDKFVVVDADFQHDYSKIPDVIRLLRDNDIVVATRRSQDGGYGNFPVLRKLASLFATKISEWLFPVKISDPMSGFFGIRKTVYLDTKDKLHPRGYKILFEILGVVKTDKIAEIGYTFGLRTWGHSKLDSGVIFYFLWDLISIKWYQWRQSHHFFFGSKGRNSHIHP, from the coding sequence ATGAAAGATAAAACAAGTATCATACTCCCAACATATAACGAAGCAGGAAATATTAAAAACTGTGTTGAAACCATCACGAAAGTCTTAGAAAAAGATGGCCTTCCATTTGAAATCATCATTGTTGATGATAATTCACCTGATGGAACTTTTGAAGTTTCCAAAGTTTTAGCAAAATATGATTCTCGCGTGAAACCATTTGTTAGGCTCACGGAAAAAGGATTAAGTTCAGCAGTTACCTTTGGTTATAACAAAGCGGAAGGAGACAAATTTGTAGTTGTTGATGCCGATTTCCAACACGATTACTCCAAAATTCCAGATGTGATACGGCTTTTGAGAGATAATGATATTGTAGTTGCGACACGAAGGAGTCAAGATGGCGGATATGGAAATTTTCCCGTCTTACGAAAGTTAGCAAGTCTATTTGCAACAAAAATATCAGAATGGTTATTTCCAGTAAAAATTTCAGACCCTATGAGTGGGTTTTTTGGAATTCGAAAAACAGTTTACTTGGACACAAAAGATAAACTACACCCAAGGGGTTACAAAATTCTTTTTGAAATATTGGGTGTCGTGAAAACAGATAAAATCGCAGAAATTGGTTATACATTTGGACTTCGCACTTGGGGCCATTCCAAATTAGATTCAGGTGTGATCTTTTATTTCCTTTGGGATTTGATATCGATCAAATGGTACCAATGGAGGCAATCTCATCACTTTTTCTTTGGATCAAAAGGAAGGAATTCCCACATCCATCCCTAA
- a CDS encoding ArnT family glycosyltransferase: MVYLLFGLLLVIFGSLLGVPDAPFPQGDEIMHIRSVRESLELGSYLLPSLSGLPNPYKPPLLFWMGMVSDSFFGVHYLSERLVSFAFGIGTIVLLYRLVFAITKSKSETLLTTLLFGFSFLSLKFFGLLMMEGPMVFFLLFYFYSFYFYKQTKQTSYLIIGSLVTGIGYLLKGPIIHVYVFFILLSYFYVKVIRLRNGKITFQWNQIVREKFLLFSSVLTFVIPLLWISFLYFQIPSGKDLLRFFFITENIGKFYSSNQSGLRIWMGWFIYTIPFTIPFMQLVWNSIRFPKQNKHKIYVSTLLVFFLLVTCLHLLPNRKDPYYVTPFISFLFLLTSMQRVSWQTLLLSKINRYSILVIYFILLFLSIVLRLHTLFIFSIVGVLIIVSSLCFFQSVNNQWRAILITQILVIPMIIFFLLKPLSDPDLREVAKVVGENSVCVVAENPWTAMDVQNKLMSAKIKFALPLTIEENCSEAIYLISFVETNVPKEFSRVSSWFQWKQHLQMNVRSLLTSVFKMEKQKFQTEISLWKKGSLE, from the coding sequence ATGGTTTATCTTCTTTTTGGATTACTTCTCGTAATTTTTGGATCCTTATTAGGTGTCCCTGATGCCCCATTCCCACAAGGGGATGAAATCATGCACATAAGATCCGTTCGTGAGAGTTTAGAACTAGGAAGTTACCTTTTACCTTCCCTATCTGGTTTACCGAATCCATACAAACCACCCCTTCTTTTCTGGATGGGAATGGTCTCAGATTCTTTCTTTGGAGTCCATTACCTGTCGGAACGATTGGTGAGTTTCGCTTTTGGAATCGGTACAATAGTGTTACTGTATCGTTTGGTATTTGCCATTACTAAATCCAAATCAGAAACTTTACTGACTACTTTACTCTTTGGTTTTTCCTTTTTATCACTCAAATTTTTTGGGCTTCTCATGATGGAAGGGCCAATGGTCTTCTTTTTACTTTTTTATTTTTATTCTTTTTATTTTTACAAACAAACAAAACAAACTTCTTATCTCATTATAGGGAGTTTGGTTACAGGCATAGGGTATTTATTAAAAGGACCAATCATCCATGTGTATGTCTTTTTTATACTTCTCAGTTATTTTTATGTGAAAGTGATTCGCCTTCGAAATGGCAAAATCACATTCCAGTGGAACCAGATCGTCCGAGAAAAATTCCTACTATTTTCATCTGTTTTGACCTTTGTTATCCCACTACTTTGGATATCCTTTTTGTATTTCCAAATACCCTCTGGAAAGGATTTGCTTCGTTTTTTCTTTATCACTGAAAACATTGGAAAGTTTTATTCTTCCAACCAATCGGGATTACGAATTTGGATGGGTTGGTTCATTTACACAATTCCATTTACCATTCCGTTTATGCAGTTGGTTTGGAATTCAATCCGTTTCCCAAAACAAAACAAACACAAGATTTATGTATCAACATTACTTGTTTTTTTCTTATTGGTTACCTGTTTACATCTTCTCCCAAACAGAAAAGATCCATACTATGTAACTCCATTTATTAGTTTTTTATTCTTACTTACGTCCATGCAAAGAGTATCATGGCAAACTCTTCTTCTTTCAAAGATAAATCGATACAGTATACTCGTAATTTATTTTATCTTATTATTCCTTTCGATTGTCTTACGATTACATACTTTGTTTATTTTTTCTATAGTAGGAGTTCTTATCATCGTTAGCTCACTATGTTTTTTTCAAAGTGTTAATAACCAATGGAGAGCTATACTGATCACACAAATCCTTGTGATCCCAATGATCATTTTTTTCCTACTCAAACCACTTTCCGATCCAGATCTACGTGAGGTGGCAAAAGTGGTTGGTGAAAATTCTGTCTGTGTTGTGGCTGAGAATCCTTGGACCGCAATGGACGTTCAAAACAAACTCATGAGTGCAAAGATCAAATTTGCATTGCCACTGACAATTGAAGAGAATTGTTCCGAAGCAATTTATTTGATAAGTTTTGTGGAAACAAACGTTCCCAAAGAATTTAGCCGAGTGAGCTCCTGGTTCCAATGGAAACAACACCTACAAATGAATGTAAGGTCATTATTAACTTCTGTTTTTAAAATGGAAAAACAGAAATTCCAAACGGAAATCAGTTTATGGAAAAAAGGAAGTTTGGAATGA